In Rickettsia endosymbiont of Lasioglossum villosulum, the DNA window CGTCTTCTATAAGCTGATCATTTACTTTAGCTCCTTTTCCTCTTATAAGCTTACGTGCTTCAGATTTAGAGGTAGCAAGCCCAGCTTCATGAAATAGTTCAAACGCAGTAATGCCTGCTTGTAACATTTCCGGCTCTAGAACTATGGTGGTTAAATTTTCGTCAATTTGTCCTTGTTCAAATATTTTTACTGAAGTCTCTAAAGCGGTATTGGCTTCTTGCTCTCCATGACAAAGTTTAGTCAATTCATAAGCAAGCTGCTTTTTAGCGGCATTAATATCCGTACTTGCTAAATTTTCAAATGCTGTAAGCTCTTCACTTGTTAGCTCACTATATAATTTAGCAAATCTAACCACGTCAGCATCTTCACAGTTACGCCAATATTGGTAATAATCATAAGGGCTTAGCAGATCTTCATTAAGCCATACAGCACCTGCAGCCGTCTTACCCATTTTAGCACCTGAAGCAGTTGTAAGTAACGGCGTTGTCATACCAAACACTTCTTTGCTACTTATTTTGCGAGTTAAATCCGCCCCCATTACGATATTACCCCATTGATCACTACCACCAAGTTGCAGACTACAATTATAATGTTTGCTTAAATAGTAAAAATCATAGGCTTGCAGCAACATATAGTTAAATTCTAAAAAGCTCAAATGCTGCTCCCGCTCTAGTCTAAGCTTTACCGAATCCATAGTAAGCATACGGTTTACCGAGAAATGGCTGCCAAAATCTCTTAGGAAATCTAGATAATGAAGTGAGTCTAACCACTCCGCATTATCGAGCATAATAGCATCACTTTCACCGTCACCGAACTTGATGAATTTAGACAGAGATTTTTTGATGCCTTCCGCATTTTTAGCTATATCTTCCTTGCTTAAAATTTTACGTGCCTCATTTTTCCAAGTAGGATCACCGATTTTACTCGTACCACCGCCAATAATCACTATTGGCTTATGCCCATGCTTTTGAAGTAGTCGCAATATCATTATCTGCATTAAACTACCAATATGTAGCGATGTTGCAGTGCAGTCAAAGCCGATATAAGCTGCGATCTTACTTTCTTTTGTTATACTGGTTAACCGCTCTAAATCGGTACATTGGTGGAAATATCCTTTATTTATAAATTCTTCTATAAAAGTCATATTATTAATTTCAAAAGCCATTAAACCACGCAGTTTGGTATATATTAAGTAAATTGTCAATATTCAATAGTATCATTTAGGTAATAATTTTATATTTATAATATACTTTAACCTAAATTAATTTTAATTAACTTGTTAGCATTTTTAAATAATGATTTAATTAAATAAACTTAATAAGGAATTTTGATATGTCAAAAGATAGTGATGGAAAAGGAAATACACTTACTAAGGAACAAAAAGAAAAAATTATCTTAGAAAGATTAGAATATGTTGAAAAAGATATAAAAAATTTAGAAAATTTTGCAGCAGCTCAATTTGCAAATAAAGTTAAAGCTAACAAAAAACCAATCGACGTAAAGGATGAAGAGTTTCAAAAGGAATTAAACGCAACAATAGAAACGGAAAAGAATCAGCAAAGTAAAACTGGAGGGGTAAATGCGGTAATAAGCCTTAAAGCAACTTTAACAGATTTGAGGGAGTATTTAGTAGAAAAAGGCGTTCTTCCAGCGGTTTCTGATGGAAAAGATTTTGAAGAATTTCCTGCAATAAAAGAAAGAATAAATAATTATGATAAAGAATTTAGAGAAAAGTTTTCAACTAATGAAAAAGTGAAGGCAGCAGTAAAAAATCGTGTTGAATATGAAATTATAAATGAATCTTTGGATTTTAAAGAATTGAAAAATGATCAATATATACCATTAGATAAAGAAGCCAATAAAATACTTACTAATCAAATATCTAATGAAGTAAAAATACCTGAAGAGCTTTATGAAAAAATCATGAAAGGTAATGAACAACTTAGATCAAAATTAACATATCAAATAATTAGACCTGAAGTAGAAAAAGCTTTTGGTAATCCTAAATTTAATTTTAATCAAGATGGTTATGATTATGAAATAACCACTTTAGATAATTCCAAACTAACTCCAGAAAATATAGCAAATTTTAAAAACTCATTAAATGATAAACTTGAAAAAGCCAATGATAAGTTAATAGCGACAGAAAAATTAATGGATAACGTTAAGGCACAAAATCCTGATCTTACCGATACTCAGCTTGAGCAATTTGAAAAAGCTTTATCTAAATTAGATACCAAAAATTTAACCCAGCATAAAGATACATTGGTAAATACGATAAATGAAACAAGTAAAATCAAACTTGGATTTGCTGAAAAAATTTACACCATGGTTACCGGAAAAGATCAAGAAGTATATCTAAACAATAAAATAGATGAAATATTGAATAAGAGACTTTCTAGCATTATTAGCTCTCAAACTCCTAGTGTTCAAAGTCCAAGTTCTCAAAGTGCTAATATTAAGCAAGTTTTAAACAGCCCAACAAGTAATTTTGCCAAAACAAAAGAAATGCAAAAATCTATGAATAGAGAAAAAAGTTCTCAAAGTGCTGATATTAAACAAGTTTTAAGCAATCCAACAAGGAGTTTTGCTAAAACAAAAGAAATGCAAAAAGCTATGAATAGAGGAAGTATGATAAACACATCAAGCTCTATTTCAGTACCTACTACTCCTAATAAATCTATATCTAATAAAAGTAAACAAGATGAAAGATCTAGATAACTTAAATGACTACAAACTTCTGTAAGAAAGTCGGCAATCTTATAAAACAATATAAAATGCCTGAGGTTGCTTCGTTAATTATTTTATAATTTCTTCGCAATAACTATTCAAGTTTTGTCTAATAATCCCTATAAATATAAGTAACATTAACTATTTATTAAAAAATTAATATTCCTGCTTGACATAGTACGATATTTTGTGTATAATGTATTCAAGAAGAAGAATAACTCGTTGAAGCGAGTTTATAATTTTTAGCCGAAATAAATTAACTAATAATTAACTTATTAACTAAAAGTTAGACCTAATTAACAAACATATTTATCTTTAAAAGAGGAAAAATTATGCCAAATATAACATCTAAATATACCGGTGTTAAAATCTCTGAAACAACATACAACTACTTCTCTAGTGCTTCAGAACATTTTGCAAATGCTGGTCAAGCTGCAGTAAATTGTGGTATGTACGCTGGTTTAGCAGCTACTTATGGTGGTAAAGCAATGTTTCAAGGTGTACTTGGGCTTTGTGCTTATAAAGAATTTGCTGGTGAAGTAATGACCGGTCATGCTTTTGGTTTTGCTATGCCTAAAGTTTTAAGTGGATTAGTAGCAGGTGTTGCTGGGGCAATTTACCATCACCCAACAGCTGTTATGGCAACTTTTGTTACAGCAGCAATTTTAACTTCACCAGAAAATGCATACGAAACTGTAAAGAATGCAGCATTTACAGGTTTAGAAGCAGCACATTTCGTATACGAAAATACTGCAGGTATAGCAAACGGAGTAGCAGGAATATGTAATCTTGTTTACGAAAATTTACCAAGCCACAGCGAAGTATCTAATATAGCATCTGTAATAGAAAATAATGCACTAGAATTAGTTGGTAATGGTATGCTTGCACTTGAGTATAACGTATAATAACAATATAGTAATCTTATAATTGCTCTTTAAGCTCAGCGATTATGAGAAACGTATTATTTCCTTATCGTCATTGCGAGAAGAAACTAAAAGTTTCGATGAAGCAATCCAGTAAAAATAGTTAAGAATATTGCATATTTTTAACTGGATCCCGTGGCGGGGCCACGGGAGGCATTGTTGCGTGGATCGAAAAGCACCTAAGGTGTCATACCGTAGCTTGTCCACGGTATCCAGAAAAACAACTTTTGATACTAATAATTTTAGTACTTTAAGCTGGATCCCGCTACAAGCGCACGGGATGACAGAGGAAAAATCGATCCACGCAACAAAGCCGCCACGGGATGACAACGCCCTAGGTGCTTTTCGATCACAACAAAGATTTTTAACTACCTTTCAATCTCTTGGTCACTTCGACTATTCTTTTTCCAAATAAATTAGCAGTTAGTAAATCACCTTTTGTAGGGGCAATATTAGGGGCGGATTTATGATTTGATTGTGTCATAAGACCGGACCAGCTACCTAATCGGTTAGTTTTACCATGGTCAGGCATCTCATGATCGGCAAATTGTGGGGCAGATTCAGCTTGTCCAACCCAAATCATACAATGCTGCATTGCAAAATGAAATAACTGTTGAATACTACAAAGCTTATCGCCTGAATAAGAAGCAGAATTAGTAAAGCCTGCTGCTATTTTGTCTTTCCATTTTATTGAAGTAGAGTCCATAAATGTTTTAAAAGGACCAGCTAAACTACCCATATAAGTTGGAGCTCCAAAAATAATAGCATCTGCATTATCTAACAAACTCCAATCTACATTATCAGGTTTGTCTTTGCTTATTTGAATTAAGGAGGTTTCTGCTCCTGCTTCTTTTACGCTTTTATTTATTTCTTCGGCTACTTTAACAGTATGACCATATCCGCTATAATATACGATAGCTACTTTAACCATTCTATTCTCCTTTAAGTGTTACAACTAAATCGTCATTGCGAGGAGGCTTTGTTGCGTAGATCAGTTTTTCCATCATTGCGAGGAAATTACGAAGTAATTGACGAAGCAATCTAGTTAAAAAATGCTAATTTATAGCATTTTTTATTATTTTTTCTGGATTGCCACGCTCATTTCATTTGCTCGCAATGACGACTCTTGATCCACACAACAATGCCCTGCGAGGAGCGTAGCTTTGATGCAATCTCAGGATAATAAAATGAGATTGCCACGCTCCTTGCAGTCGCTCGCAATGACGAGAACTCCTTACAAATTCACTATAAATTCAGCTTCTGTTTTGGATTTTATTTCTTCAACAGTAACGTCTTCGGCTTTTTTAGAGAGTATCATCTTATCTTTATCAATATCAAAAATTCCAAGGTCGGTAATTACTCTATTAACTACTTTAGCACCTGTTAAAGGAAAGTTACATTCTTTTAATAATTTAGCACCGCCATCTTTGGCATTATGTTCCATTATAACAACTACTCGTTTGGTGTTGGCGACCAAATCCATAGCTCCGCCCATACCTTTAACCATCTTACCTGGAATAGTCCAATTAGCAAGGTCGCCTTTTTCTGAAACTTGCATAGCTCCTAAAATAGTCAGATCAATATGCCCACCTCTAATCATCCCGAAAGAAAAACTACTGTCAAAATAACTACTTTCTGGCAAAGCCGTTATAGTCTGCTTGCCGGCATTAATTAAGTCAGGATCTTCATCACCTACATAAGGAAAAGGTCCCATCCCAAGCATACCGTTTTCGCTATGAAGCGTTATAGTTATGCCTTTAGGGATATAGTTTGCCACGTTAGTTGGCATACCTATGCCAAGATTAACATATAAGCCGTCCGTAAGTTCAAGCTCTGCTGTTATTTGATAAATTTGTTCTTTGCTCCAAGCCATTTATTTTGCTCTTGTTGTTAGTTGCTCAATGCGTTTTTCGTATTTTTCACCGACTATTAGCCTCTGCACAAAAATATTAGGAGTGTGAATATCATCAGGATTAAGTTCACCAACTTCAACTATTTCTTCTACTTCACAAACAGTGACTTTTGCCGCACCTGCCATTACAGCGTTGAAATTTCTAGCGGTTTTATTATAAATAACATTACCGCTTTTATCAGCTTTATAGCCTTTAATAATAGCAAGATCAGCCTGTAATGCTGTCTCCATTATATATTTTTCGCCGTTAAATTCTTTAGTTTCTTTATT includes these proteins:
- the tyrS gene encoding tyrosine--tRNA ligase encodes the protein MTFIEEFINKGYFHQCTDLERLTSITKESKIAAYIGFDCTATSLHIGSLMQIMILRLLQKHGHKPIVIIGGGTSKIGDPTWKNEARKILSKEDIAKNAEGIKKSLSKFIKFGDGESDAIMLDNAEWLDSLHYLDFLRDFGSHFSVNRMLTMDSVKLRLEREQHLSFLEFNYMLLQAYDFYYLSKHYNCSLQLGGSDQWGNIVMGADLTRKISSKEVFGMTTPLLTTASGAKMGKTAAGAVWLNEDLLSPYDYYQYWRNCEDADVVRFAKLYSELTSEELTAFENLASTDINAAKKQLAYELTKLCHGEQEANTALETSVKIFEQGQIDENLTTIVLEPEMLQAGITAFELFHEAGLATSKSEARKLIRGKGAKVNDQLIEDENMIINTTFLLDNKVIKLSAGKKRHILVKV
- a CDS encoding transcriptional regulator, giving the protein MIWVGQAESAPQFADHEMPDHGKTNRLGSWSGLMTQSNHKSAPNIAPTKGDLLTANLFGKRIVEVTKRLKGS
- a CDS encoding 3-oxoacid CoA-transferase subunit B, translated to MAWSKEQIYQITAELELTDGLYVNLGIGMPTNVANYIPKGITITLHSENGMLGMGPFPYVGDEDPDLINAGKQTITALPESSYFDSSFSFGMIRGGHIDLTILGAMQVSEKGDLANWTIPGKMVKGMGGAMDLVANTKRVVVIMEHNAKDGGAKLLKECNFPLTGAKVVNRVITDLGIFDIDKDKMILSKKAEDVTVEEIKSKTEAEFIVNL